The proteins below come from a single Rosa rugosa chromosome 2, drRosRugo1.1, whole genome shotgun sequence genomic window:
- the LOC133730945 gene encoding OPA3-like protein produces MLPLMKLGTLAIRTISKPIAARLKTHAAVHPRFRAAIIWMAQTKYRWATQLQRRVQYGRAINVAIRPLDEAKAIAAATDFLGELVIFTVAGLAIVYEVNRSYKSEAKKEAQRKQELEALKLKDRDLEKEVESLRLKLQEMEKQLQRSSSWLDYLRLSVLFRQAAEQQKTA; encoded by the exons ATGCTTCCATTGATGAAACTCGGAACTCTGGCCATCAGAACAATTTCAAAGCCCATTGCTGCTCGCCTCAAAACACATGCTGCCGTGCACCCCAGGTTTCGTGCCGCCATCATCTGGATGGCCCAG ACAAAGTATCGTTGGGCGACACAATTGCAAAGACGTGTGCAATATGGACGTGCAATAAATGTTGCGATCCGCCCTCTCGATGAAGCAAAAGCTATTGCAGCTGCTACGGATTTTCTTGGAGAACTTGTCATCTTCACT GTTGCAGGACTTGCTATTGTGTATGAGGTGAATCGGAGCTACAAATCAGAGGCTAAGAAGGAGGCACAACGCAAGCAAGAATTAGAG GCACTGAAGCTGAAGGACAGAGATTTAGAAAAAGAAGTGGAATCTCTAAGGCTCAAGCTGCAAGAAATGGAGAAACAATTACAAAGAAGCAGCAGCTGGCTGGATTACTTGAGGCTATCAGTACTATTCCGACAAGCTGCTGAACAACAAAAGACTGCATAG
- the LOC133730946 gene encoding uncharacterized protein LOC133730946, translating to MDPGPQDWASLPKDLLYSVLERLVLPGDYLRFSIVCTSWYSAAKDNKVIRARMTAPMLLIYTGKKDYWKLYDIMVNRFLDLQVRVPNKRLCGSSKDWLIFVDKNVADKTFGVTLINPFFRVRGRREKENSIIRLPPLTPPGWEKWFRRCEYYVYKATMSGDPIQDPNNCIVFVIYMEQSLLAFIKPGKGTAWTYVDASVDSTVRGCRLVEEVTCLEGKFYAVNHWSELISFYVTAESYSNVKLVVPAGFKPNCIIKRYLVETKDKELLMVQRYIEFDDEKYIRVTKKFRFFKLNFNLCKWIEETSLGDFALFLGDNTSEAMMPSKFSSCRPNHIYFNHDRDLFSRYGPHDYGVYNIKEESFSQPYTKQAKNLVKKSNRLPIWVVPSFHL from the exons ATGGATCCAGGACCTCAGG ATTGGGCATCTTTACCTAAGGACCTTCTTTATTCAGTTCTTGAGAGATTAGTGTTACCAGGAGACTACTTGCGATTCAGCATTGTTTGTACGTCATGGTATTCTGCAGCAAAGGATAATAAAGTTATTCGTGCAAGGATGACAGCTCCAATGCTCTTGATTTATACAGGCAAAAAAGATTATTGGAAATTATACGACATCATGGTTAACAGGTTCCTGGATTTGCAAGTGAGAGTTCCCAATAAGCGGCTTTGTGGGTCTTCAAAAGATTGGTTAATATTTGTGGATAAAAATGTCGCGGATAAGACTTTTGGAGTGACCCTAATTAATCCATTCTTCAGGgtcagaggaagaagagagaaagaaaactcCATCATTCGCCTTCCTCCACTAACGCCTCCAGGTTGGGAAAAGTGGTTCAGACGATGCGAGTATTATGTCTACAAGGCTACAATGTCAGGTGACCCAATACAAGATCCAAACAATTGCATagtttttgttatatatatggAACAGTCTCTCTTGGCATTTATTAAACCGGGTAAAGGCACAGCATGGACGTATGTTGATGCAAGTGTAGATAGTACTGTTCGAGGGTGCCGCTTGGTTGAAGAAGTTACCTGCCTTGAAGGTAAATTTTATGCTGTTAACCATTGGAGTGAACTCATATCTTTTTATGTTACTGCTGAGTCATACTCAAATGTAAAATTGGTTGTACCGGCTGGATTCAAACCAAATTGCATAATCAAGAGATATCTTGTGGAAACAAAAGATAAAGAACTGTTAATGGTTCAAAGATACATAGAGTTTGACGATGAAAAATACATACGCGTGACAAAGAAATTTAGATTTTtcaaattgaatttcaatttgtGCAAGTGGATTGAAGAAACCAGCTTAGGTGATTTTGCGCTCTTTTTGGGAGATAATACTTCAGAAGCTATGATGCCTTCAAAATTTTCAAGTTGTCGACCAAATCACATATACTTCAACCATGATCGTGATTTGTTTAGCCGTTACGGACCTCATGATTATGGTGTTTATAACATCAAAGAGGAAAGTTTTTCACAGCCTTACACCAAACAGGCTAAAAACCTGGTGAAGAAGAGCAATCGACTGCCAATTTGGGTTGTTCCAAGTTTTCATCTGTAA